Proteins from one Mycobacterium sp. EPa45 genomic window:
- a CDS encoding cytochrome P450, with protein sequence MTALPEDPTVTPRYHFDRHAAGYRDEFLDITHEMHRRCPIAWTDTYDGHWVVAGSQEVFELARCPHVSNDHDVHNERRGYKGISIPLMVEAEGFRGGMLEMDDPEHRYYRTALNPYLSPAAVKRWEPFIDEIVRACLDDRIESGQIDFVDDLANVVPAVLTLAMLGVRLEKWRLYNEPAHASVYTPPDSPDAARVRELYMAMGVDVFTNLAEIRENPRPGIIDALATLRINGEAPPDIELLGMLNLLIGGGFDTTTALTAHALEWLSSHPDERTRLSKERATLLNPATEEFLRYFTPAPGDGRTISADMDLNGTTLREGQRLWLSWAMANRDPAVFGQPDEVILDRKGNRHFSFGLGVHRCIGSNVARTVFKAMVTAVFDRIPDYQCIAEGTVHYDSIGVIQGMRHLPATFTPGKRIGPGVTETVDRLQIICEEQGLARPITELKEAARIDV encoded by the coding sequence GTGACCGCGCTCCCAGAAGATCCCACGGTCACGCCGCGCTATCACTTCGACCGTCACGCTGCCGGGTACCGAGATGAATTCCTCGACATCACCCATGAAATGCATCGACGGTGCCCGATCGCCTGGACGGATACCTACGACGGACATTGGGTCGTCGCGGGCAGCCAGGAGGTATTCGAACTCGCCCGGTGTCCCCACGTATCGAATGACCACGACGTCCACAACGAGCGTCGGGGCTACAAGGGTATTTCCATTCCACTGATGGTCGAGGCGGAGGGATTCCGTGGCGGCATGCTGGAGATGGACGATCCCGAGCACCGGTACTACCGCACCGCGCTGAACCCCTACCTGTCGCCGGCTGCGGTGAAGCGCTGGGAGCCGTTCATCGACGAGATCGTGCGGGCGTGCCTCGATGACCGCATCGAGTCGGGGCAGATCGACTTTGTCGATGACCTCGCCAACGTGGTGCCTGCCGTGCTGACGCTGGCCATGCTCGGCGTCCGGTTGGAGAAGTGGAGGCTCTACAACGAGCCGGCGCACGCATCGGTCTACACGCCGCCCGATTCGCCGGACGCTGCACGTGTTCGCGAGCTCTACATGGCGATGGGCGTCGACGTGTTCACGAACCTCGCCGAGATTCGGGAGAACCCCCGGCCCGGCATCATCGACGCCTTGGCCACGCTGCGTATCAACGGCGAGGCGCCGCCCGACATTGAACTACTCGGCATGCTGAACCTGTTAATCGGCGGGGGATTCGACACCACCACTGCACTGACCGCGCACGCGCTGGAGTGGTTGTCGAGCCATCCCGATGAGCGCACCAGGTTGAGCAAGGAGAGGGCGACCCTGCTCAACCCCGCCACTGAAGAGTTCCTGCGCTACTTCACCCCCGCGCCCGGTGATGGGCGCACGATCTCGGCGGACATGGACCTCAACGGCACGACGCTGCGGGAGGGGCAGCGGCTCTGGCTGTCCTGGGCGATGGCCAACCGTGACCCCGCAGTGTTCGGTCAACCCGACGAGGTGATCCTTGATCGGAAAGGCAATCGGCACTTCAGTTTCGGGCTCGGGGTGCACCGGTGCATCGGGTCCAATGTGGCACGCACAGTGTTCAAGGCCATGGTGACGGCGGTCTTCGACCGGATACCGGACTACCAGTGCATTGCCGAGGGGACCGTGCACTACGACAGCATTGGCGTGATCCAGGGCATGCGCCACCTGCCCGCGACCTTCACACCTGGCAAGCGGATCGGACCGGGTGTCACCGAAACCGTTGACCGACTTCAAATCATCTGCGAAGAACAAGGATTGGCCCGCCCCATCACCGAACTCAAGGAAGCGGCAAGAATCGATGTCTGA
- a CDS encoding ferredoxin, producing MRVEVDSTRCQGHTLCAMIAPESFVLNDVDGHAQAATADIPDVHQSDVREAAISCPEQAINIMVDHVVAARAAHGRPAEH from the coding sequence GTGCGCGTTGAGGTCGATTCGACACGCTGCCAGGGCCACACATTGTGTGCCATGATCGCCCCGGAGTCTTTCGTGCTGAATGATGTTGACGGTCACGCACAAGCCGCTACCGCCGACATACCAGACGTTCATCAGTCCGATGTGCGGGAGGCGGCAATCTCCTGCCCGGAACAGGCCATAAACATAATGGTGGATCACGTGGTGGCTGCCCGCGCAGCCCACGGCCGGCCGGCGGAGCACTGA
- a CDS encoding SDR family NAD(P)-dependent oxidoreductase gives MNRTAIVTGGGSGLGQAISTHLAADGHRVAVMDVNTEAAEKVVAAIQAAGGSALAIGVDVSDEDAVEAAFATARGALGPVEILVTSAAIAGFTRFDKITLDEWNRYLAVNLTGTFLCIRAALSDMVAAGWGRIVTISSAAGQQGAPAQGHYSATKGGVIAMTKTVALDYARKGITANTIPPFVIDSPMLRQQQEEGKLPSTEILTRAIPAGRLGVGDEVAAVCSFLCSEGAGYVNGQVIGVNGGAVV, from the coding sequence GTGAACCGAACTGCAATAGTGACCGGCGGCGGATCCGGATTAGGCCAGGCGATCAGCACCCATCTTGCAGCTGATGGCCATCGCGTGGCGGTGATGGACGTGAACACCGAAGCCGCGGAAAAGGTCGTTGCGGCCATCCAGGCGGCCGGCGGGAGCGCCCTCGCAATCGGTGTCGACGTCTCAGACGAGGACGCTGTCGAGGCTGCGTTCGCGACCGCTCGTGGTGCGCTCGGACCGGTCGAGATACTCGTAACAAGTGCGGCCATTGCCGGCTTCACTCGGTTCGACAAGATCACCCTCGACGAATGGAACCGGTACTTGGCGGTGAACCTCACCGGGACGTTCCTGTGTATCCGAGCAGCGTTGTCGGACATGGTTGCAGCGGGGTGGGGGCGCATTGTGACCATCTCGTCTGCCGCCGGACAGCAGGGCGCCCCAGCGCAAGGCCACTACTCGGCTACGAAGGGAGGCGTCATCGCCATGACGAAGACAGTCGCCTTGGACTACGCCCGCAAGGGGATCACCGCCAACACCATTCCTCCCTTCGTCATCGACTCGCCGATGCTTCGCCAGCAACAGGAAGAAGGCAAGCTGCCCAGCACCGAAATACTCACCCGAGCCATCCCCGCCGGTCGGCTCGGCGTCGGCGACGAAGTGGCAGCGGTGTGCTCGTTCCTGTGTTCAGAAGGAGCGGGCTACGTCAACGGGCAGGTGATCGGCGTCAACGGTGGCGCTGTCGTCTGA
- a CDS encoding SDR family NAD(P)-dependent oxidoreductase, which translates to MSSRFSLDGRVAVITGGGTGIGRGAALVLAEHGADVVLAGRRPDPLESTAKEVTAMGRRALAVSTDVTTADACRGLVETTLEDFGRLDILINCAGGAETKSILKWPDDDFENVLALNFKAVWHLSKAAAKPMMAQGKGVIVNISSGASLLAMPQAAPYAAAKAAVNNLTGSMAAAWAKKGIRVNAIAVGAVRAATLTDDAARYGLDPEAIAMTNGVGRLGEPDEIGYGVLFFASDASSFCSGQTLYMHGAPGPAGV; encoded by the coding sequence ATGAGCAGTCGGTTTTCACTCGATGGCCGCGTCGCTGTCATTACTGGTGGGGGCACCGGGATCGGGCGTGGCGCCGCCCTGGTCCTGGCCGAGCACGGCGCCGATGTCGTGTTGGCCGGTCGCCGCCCAGATCCGCTCGAGTCGACCGCGAAGGAAGTGACGGCGATGGGCCGCCGGGCCCTGGCAGTGTCCACGGATGTAACTACAGCAGATGCATGTCGGGGCCTCGTCGAGACGACGTTGGAGGACTTTGGGCGACTCGACATCCTCATCAACTGCGCGGGAGGCGCCGAAACCAAATCGATCCTAAAATGGCCGGACGACGACTTCGAGAATGTGTTGGCGCTCAACTTCAAAGCGGTCTGGCACTTGTCGAAAGCAGCGGCGAAGCCGATGATGGCCCAGGGCAAAGGTGTGATCGTCAACATCTCCTCCGGCGCGAGTCTTCTCGCGATGCCGCAAGCCGCGCCGTACGCCGCGGCGAAGGCTGCGGTGAATAACCTGACGGGGTCGATGGCGGCCGCGTGGGCCAAGAAAGGTATCCGGGTCAACGCCATTGCGGTGGGCGCTGTGCGTGCCGCGACGCTGACCGATGACGCCGCGCGGTACGGGCTCGATCCTGAAGCAATCGCCATGACAAACGGGGTCGGCCGGCTTGGGGAGCCTGACGAAATCGGTTACGGCGTACTATTTTTCGCCTCCGACGCGTCGAGCTTCTGCTCTGGGCAGACGCTGTACATGCACGGCGCGCCGGGCCCCGCAGGCGTGTGA
- a CDS encoding cytochrome P450 translates to MSDLYYDPWDFDIDLDPYPTYKRLRDECPVYYNDRHDFWGVSRYADVDAALKDTTRLSSAKGDILEVVMTDPVMPPGIFINEDPPLHTIHRAIVSRAFTPKKMRAIEDKIRAFCVACLDPLVGGDRFDFVEDLGAELPMRTIGMLAGIPDAEQPAVREHANQVLRNEPGKPMAIKKDRYFTGEMFGEYVEWREKNPSDDLITELLNVEFEDEHRVTRKLTKQELIVFLAVVAGAGVETTGRLFGWMGKVLAEHPDQRKELAQDHSLIPTAIEELLRFEPPGPHVARYVTTDDVTFQDQVIPSGKPLLIMLASANRDERHFDEPDRFNIHRKPGGHLTFGRGAHFCVGSPLARLEGRVALEEVLKRWPEWEINMEGARRSRTSTVRGWDSMPAVIA, encoded by the coding sequence TTGAGCGACTTGTATTACGACCCTTGGGACTTCGATATAGATCTCGATCCCTACCCCACGTACAAGCGCCTGCGTGACGAATGCCCGGTCTACTACAACGACCGCCACGACTTCTGGGGTGTCAGCCGCTACGCCGACGTGGACGCAGCGCTGAAGGACACCACGCGGCTCAGCTCAGCCAAAGGCGACATTCTTGAAGTCGTGATGACTGATCCAGTTATGCCTCCTGGCATCTTCATCAACGAAGATCCCCCGCTGCACACCATCCACCGCGCAATCGTGTCCCGCGCCTTCACACCCAAGAAGATGCGGGCCATCGAGGACAAGATTCGCGCCTTCTGTGTGGCCTGCCTGGACCCGTTGGTCGGCGGCGACCGGTTCGACTTTGTCGAGGACCTTGGCGCCGAGCTACCGATGCGCACGATCGGCATGCTCGCCGGGATTCCCGATGCCGAGCAGCCTGCGGTCCGGGAGCACGCCAACCAGGTGCTGCGCAATGAGCCCGGCAAACCAATGGCGATCAAGAAGGACCGTTACTTCACCGGCGAGATGTTCGGCGAGTACGTCGAATGGCGGGAGAAGAACCCGTCCGACGACTTGATCACCGAACTGCTCAACGTCGAATTCGAGGATGAACACCGTGTCACGCGAAAGCTCACCAAGCAGGAGCTGATCGTGTTCCTGGCCGTTGTTGCCGGCGCGGGCGTCGAGACCACTGGCCGGTTGTTTGGGTGGATGGGCAAGGTACTGGCCGAACATCCCGATCAACGCAAAGAATTGGCTCAGGACCACAGCCTGATTCCCACCGCGATCGAGGAACTGCTGCGCTTCGAACCGCCCGGTCCGCACGTGGCGCGCTACGTCACCACCGACGACGTGACCTTCCAGGACCAGGTGATTCCCTCAGGCAAGCCCCTGCTGATCATGCTGGCGTCCGCCAATCGCGACGAACGACACTTCGACGAGCCCGACAGGTTCAACATCCACCGAAAGCCCGGCGGGCATTTGACATTCGGGCGCGGAGCACACTTCTGCGTGGGCTCCCCCTTGGCGCGACTGGAAGGTCGCGTGGCACTCGAAGAGGTCCTCAAGCGATGGCCCGAATGGGAGATCAACATGGAAGGTGCGCGACGGTCGCGGACCTCCACTGTGCGCGGCTGGGACAGCATGCCGGCGGTCATCGCCTGA
- a CDS encoding mycofactocin-coupled SDR family oxidoreductase — protein MSIPTGRVAVVTGAARGQGRSHAIALASLGMDIIAIDRCADIPSIPYPLATPEEFEETATLVRAAGSRIKTVTADVRDLSALRAGIDSGVAEFGDIDVMIANAGVVGIGLTDPLDTTVFDDILGTNLRGVWHTIASTAPSMIRKGGGSMVLISSMQGLVGRGGDGSAATFAYAASKHGVVGLMRSAANAYAPHNIRVNSVHPTGVATPMIFNEHMAGVFEADPNSSAMAGNLLRVPFVEPVDVTNAVLYLISDTARYVTGVTLPVDAGFGVM, from the coding sequence ATGAGCATTCCGACCGGCAGGGTCGCCGTCGTCACGGGCGCCGCCCGCGGACAGGGGCGAAGCCATGCAATCGCATTGGCGTCCCTGGGTATGGACATCATCGCCATCGACCGCTGCGCGGACATCCCGTCCATTCCCTACCCGCTGGCGACGCCGGAAGAGTTCGAGGAGACGGCGACTCTAGTGCGCGCCGCCGGCAGCCGGATCAAGACAGTCACCGCCGATGTCCGCGATCTGTCCGCTTTGCGGGCTGGAATCGATTCAGGTGTAGCCGAGTTCGGCGACATCGACGTCATGATCGCCAATGCCGGTGTCGTGGGCATAGGCTTGACAGATCCGCTCGATACGACGGTATTCGACGATATCCTCGGCACGAACCTGCGAGGCGTGTGGCACACCATCGCCAGCACGGCGCCATCGATGATCCGCAAGGGCGGTGGCTCTATGGTGCTGATCAGTTCCATGCAGGGCCTGGTCGGGCGAGGCGGCGACGGAAGCGCGGCCACCTTCGCCTACGCCGCGTCGAAACACGGTGTCGTCGGGCTCATGCGATCGGCCGCCAACGCATACGCCCCGCACAACATTCGGGTCAACTCCGTCCATCCCACCGGCGTCGCCACCCCGATGATTTTCAACGAGCACATGGCAGGCGTGTTCGAGGCCGACCCCAATAGCAGCGCGATGGCGGGCAACCTGCTTCGTGTTCCGTTCGTCGAACCCGTCGATGTCACCAACGCCGTCCTGTACCTCATCAGCGATACCGCCCGCTACGTCACCGGTGTCACGTTGCCCGTCGACGCCGGCTTCGGGGTGATGTAG
- a CDS encoding GMC family oxidoreductase: protein MTTYDYIIAGAGSAGCVLANRLSADAGVKVLLLEAGGGDRNPLFVVPKGSGKLFESEKHMWHYETTPFGPNPHAERWMRGKVLGGSSSINGMIYNRGSRADWDTLERLGNKGWGWDEMLPIFRIFEDNEFGASPTRGAGGAVHISVPRDPDPLSEEMVEAGVSTGLARVQDINESDDERIGYATSTIKNGRRVSAATAFLKPVVDRPNLTVRTHATVQRVVFEHGRAVGVEISHRGTTAAFRATREVILSMGSLNTPKLLQLSGIGPREVLTAAGVDLYLDRGNVGRKLREHRCATLRLQLNEDLGYNKQLSSSLAQAMTGIRYLTTRKGPLAAPSFDIVAFVKSQPGADRPDGQLMMGPWTIPPYNTGEPVEIERQAGLSCLGMVLRPTSEGSLEITSSDPDAALRINPNYLATNYDRETAANLLRTMRTIFERSPIAQRISHETYPGAEVRSDDELIEAAFDGGYCGYHAAGSCAMGPSDDDVVDNQLRVRGVDGLRVVDCSVLPTMVAGNLNGPMMAMAWRAADFILNGH from the coding sequence ATGACGACCTACGACTACATCATTGCCGGCGCCGGTTCGGCGGGTTGCGTCCTGGCCAACCGGCTGTCGGCAGACGCCGGGGTCAAAGTCCTGCTGCTGGAAGCTGGTGGAGGTGACCGCAATCCGCTGTTCGTGGTTCCAAAGGGCTCGGGCAAGCTCTTCGAGAGCGAGAAGCACATGTGGCACTATGAGACCACACCCTTCGGTCCGAATCCCCACGCGGAGAGGTGGATGCGAGGCAAGGTCCTCGGCGGTTCGAGCTCCATCAACGGGATGATCTACAACCGCGGGAGCCGAGCCGACTGGGACACTCTGGAACGCCTCGGCAACAAGGGCTGGGGATGGGACGAGATGCTTCCCATCTTCCGGATATTTGAGGACAACGAGTTCGGCGCCTCGCCTACCCGAGGCGCCGGTGGAGCCGTCCACATCTCGGTGCCGCGCGATCCCGACCCGTTGAGCGAGGAGATGGTCGAAGCCGGCGTGTCGACCGGTCTGGCCCGCGTGCAAGACATCAACGAGTCTGACGACGAACGTATCGGATACGCCACCTCAACGATCAAGAACGGCCGACGAGTCAGTGCGGCTACCGCGTTCCTGAAGCCTGTCGTGGATCGGCCCAACCTGACCGTGCGCACCCACGCCACTGTGCAGCGGGTGGTCTTCGAACACGGTAGAGCGGTCGGCGTCGAGATCTCGCATCGAGGCACGACCGCAGCATTCCGCGCCACCCGCGAAGTCATCCTCAGCATGGGTAGCCTCAATACGCCGAAGTTGTTGCAGCTTTCCGGCATTGGACCGCGCGAGGTCCTCACGGCAGCAGGGGTTGACCTGTACCTCGATCGAGGCAATGTCGGCCGAAAGCTCCGCGAACACCGGTGCGCCACCCTGAGACTTCAACTCAACGAAGACCTGGGTTACAACAAGCAACTTTCAAGCAGCCTGGCACAAGCGATGACGGGGATTCGATATCTGACAACACGCAAAGGCCCACTCGCCGCGCCGTCCTTCGACATCGTCGCTTTCGTGAAGTCCCAACCGGGTGCCGACCGTCCCGACGGGCAACTGATGATGGGCCCGTGGACTATTCCGCCCTACAACACTGGCGAACCGGTCGAAATAGAGCGGCAGGCCGGTCTGTCCTGCCTCGGGATGGTGCTGCGCCCTACGTCGGAAGGCTCACTGGAGATTACCTCCAGCGACCCGGACGCAGCATTACGGATCAACCCGAACTACCTGGCCACCAATTATGACCGGGAGACGGCGGCCAACCTGCTACGCACCATGCGGACGATCTTCGAGCGATCTCCTATCGCGCAACGCATCAGCCACGAAACATACCCGGGCGCGGAAGTCCGTAGTGATGACGAGTTGATTGAAGCCGCCTTCGACGGAGGATACTGCGGCTACCACGCTGCCGGCAGCTGCGCGATGGGCCCCAGTGACGACGACGTCGTCGACAATCAGCTCAGAGTCCGAGGCGTCGATGGCCTGCGGGTCGTCGACTGTTCGGTGCTACCCACCATGGTCGCCGGTAATCTCAACGGTCCGATGATGGCGATGGCCTGGCGCGCAGCTGATTTCATCCTCAACGGCCACTGA
- a CDS encoding SDR family NAD(P)-dependent oxidoreductase — MTLTPESLGTAPGRGRLVGRRIVVAGAGTRASDDADAPIGNGRAIAVLCAREGADVACVDVDAEAAERTSLLCKQEGTKAVSVVADVRDAAACERLVAEAAEGLGGLDGVVANVGFGSGQGLAGTTPELWDDLFALNVRSHFLIARAAMPVLADGGSLVFIGSAASLRAGTRFPAYDASKAALFGVCRHVALEGAPRGIRANHVIPGPVDTPLGRYGSAHVKSRSQIQFPLGRQATAWDIAYATVFMLSGEASYITGESLVVAGGLGQIR, encoded by the coding sequence ATGACGCTCACTCCCGAATCATTGGGTACCGCACCCGGTCGCGGGCGATTGGTCGGTCGGCGCATCGTTGTTGCCGGTGCCGGAACCAGGGCATCGGATGACGCCGACGCGCCGATCGGGAACGGGCGTGCCATCGCTGTGCTGTGTGCGCGGGAGGGTGCCGACGTTGCATGCGTCGACGTCGACGCAGAAGCCGCTGAGCGCACTTCATTGCTCTGCAAGCAGGAAGGCACGAAGGCAGTGTCGGTGGTCGCCGACGTCCGGGATGCTGCCGCCTGCGAACGCCTCGTCGCAGAAGCTGCCGAAGGACTCGGCGGACTCGACGGCGTCGTTGCCAACGTTGGGTTCGGTTCTGGGCAGGGACTTGCGGGGACGACCCCCGAACTGTGGGATGACCTCTTCGCGCTCAACGTCCGGTCGCATTTTCTGATCGCCCGGGCGGCCATGCCCGTGCTGGCTGACGGCGGCTCGCTGGTGTTCATCGGGTCCGCAGCAAGCTTGCGGGCGGGCACCCGCTTTCCCGCCTATGACGCCTCCAAAGCGGCGTTATTCGGTGTGTGCCGCCACGTGGCGCTGGAGGGCGCCCCGCGGGGGATTCGCGCAAACCATGTGATCCCCGGTCCCGTCGACACTCCGCTCGGACGATACGGAAGCGCACACGTGAAGTCCCGCTCGCAGATCCAGTTCCCGTTGGGACGCCAAGCAACGGCGTGGGACATCGCCTATGCAACCGTCTTCATGCTCAGCGGCGAGGCCAGCTACATCACCGGCGAGTCACTGGTCGTGGCTGGCGGCCTCGGTCAGATTCGCTGA
- a CDS encoding carboxymuconolactone decarboxylase family protein, which yields MTQPARLHPLHVDEWDDEALEALRQAFPAGVIDHMRVSGQAPNVLATMLHHPRLAGPFTTFGNVLLRKPAIGHRNRELMLLRVAWRTGARYEWVHHVRLASDYEITDDDISAIVDGTASKSWTACEQDLVTATDEMLDSYRISDETWRRLAQHFNEEQLVEIPFVAGTYTCLAMAFNSWNLQVEENVDLQSIPLPPG from the coding sequence ATGACGCAACCGGCCCGCTTGCATCCCTTGCACGTTGACGAGTGGGATGACGAAGCACTGGAAGCATTACGGCAGGCGTTTCCCGCGGGCGTCATCGATCACATGCGCGTGTCGGGCCAGGCCCCAAATGTCCTGGCGACCATGCTTCATCATCCGAGGCTCGCAGGACCGTTCACCACCTTCGGCAACGTCCTGCTGAGGAAGCCGGCGATCGGACACCGCAACCGAGAACTGATGCTGTTACGTGTCGCATGGCGGACCGGCGCACGCTACGAATGGGTGCACCACGTACGGCTCGCTTCGGACTACGAGATCACCGACGATGACATCAGCGCGATCGTCGACGGCACGGCATCTAAAAGCTGGACCGCTTGTGAACAAGACCTCGTCACTGCGACCGACGAGATGCTCGACTCCTATCGAATATCAGACGAAACCTGGCGAAGACTGGCACAGCACTTCAATGAGGAGCAGCTAGTCGAGATCCCATTCGTCGCCGGCACCTACACATGCCTCGCGATGGCATTCAACAGCTGGAATCTGCAAGTCGAGGAAAATGTTGACCTGCAGTCGATTCCGCTGCCGCCCGGCTGA
- a CDS encoding type II toxin-antitoxin system prevent-host-death family antitoxin: protein MGSSEVGEQYLSELVARVGEQHQRVTVTVHEPPAAVLSSAAVRALSEADAELARGEGVSEDDLAAAMQARRAGK from the coding sequence ATGGGATCGAGTGAAGTTGGCGAGCAGTACCTGTCGGAGTTGGTGGCGCGGGTTGGAGAGCAACACCAACGGGTGACGGTCACCGTCCATGAGCCTCCTGCCGCGGTCCTTAGCTCTGCTGCAGTCCGGGCATTGAGTGAGGCTGATGCCGAGCTGGCCCGAGGCGAAGGCGTGAGTGAGGATGATCTTGCCGCTGCGATGCAGGCTCGTCGAGCCGGGAAGTGA
- a CDS encoding cyclopropane mycolic acid synthase family methyltransferase, with protein MTALEADFDLMQSIYDISDEFYGLFLGPTMGYTCGYFERAGMTIDEAQNAKFDLALSKLRLEPGMTLLDVGCGWGAGMQRAIERYDVNVIGLTLSRSQRDAAQARLARVPTKRRFEVRLQGWEDFDEKVDRIISIGSMEHYGHRKYGAYFEKTYDALPADGVMLLHTICGFHPYEMHRRGLALTFEMCRFIKFIVTEIFPGGQLPSADLIEEHVAKTGYTLSRTHSLQAHYVLTLESWAANLAANRDRAIQVQSQEVYDRFMKYLTGCADLFRNGSIDVNQFTLEK; from the coding sequence CTGACCGCGCTCGAAGCCGATTTCGACCTGATGCAGTCGATCTACGACATCTCCGACGAGTTCTACGGCCTTTTCCTCGGACCCACCATGGGTTACACCTGCGGGTATTTCGAGCGCGCAGGCATGACAATCGACGAGGCCCAAAACGCCAAGTTCGACCTTGCGCTGTCCAAGCTGCGGCTGGAGCCCGGCATGACCCTGCTCGACGTGGGCTGTGGCTGGGGGGCCGGCATGCAGCGGGCCATCGAACGCTACGACGTCAACGTCATCGGCCTCACCCTGAGCCGCTCACAGCGGGACGCGGCGCAGGCCCGGCTGGCGCGCGTCCCGACCAAGCGCCGTTTCGAGGTGCGGCTGCAAGGTTGGGAGGACTTCGACGAGAAGGTCGACCGCATCATCTCCATCGGATCCATGGAGCACTACGGTCATCGGAAGTACGGCGCCTACTTCGAGAAGACGTACGATGCGCTGCCCGCCGACGGCGTCATGCTGCTGCACACCATCTGCGGCTTCCACCCGTATGAGATGCATCGTCGAGGCCTGGCGCTCACCTTCGAGATGTGCCGGTTCATCAAATTCATCGTGACCGAGATCTTTCCGGGCGGCCAGTTGCCGTCGGCTGATTTGATCGAAGAACACGTGGCCAAGACCGGATACACCTTGTCCCGCACCCACTCTCTGCAAGCGCATTACGTTCTGACGCTCGAAAGTTGGGCTGCCAACTTGGCGGCCAACCGCGACAGGGCGATCCAGGTGCAGTCGCAGGAGGTGTACGACCGATTCATGAAGTACCTGACCGGCTGTGCTGACCTGTTTCGCAACGGCTCGATCGACGTCAACCAGTTCACCCTCGAGAAATAG
- a CDS encoding DUF4239 domain-containing protein, producing MAGMGLPGLWLFLLLVVAASIGLAVGSIWLANRSGVPDHGTGYNASLSPFLTTVSLVYGALLGFTVVVAWEQFSSAEMNVTSESSTLATMYRQTVGMPTTSQAKMRQLLRTYTTAVQDEWDPRTRTDAAATARGAITDMYRVLGTQGQPEAANPLSGDFLGQLTVLTSQRNTRILDARPRIPGLLWTGLLFGGLVVLALLGFIRMDSKRGHILLSSAVAILLGLLLFVVYWLDHPFGHQLGVTPAPFQHSLEVFDGVDQAS from the coding sequence GTGGCCGGGATGGGCCTGCCGGGGTTGTGGCTGTTCCTGCTGTTGGTGGTTGCAGCGTCGATCGGGCTGGCGGTGGGAAGCATCTGGCTGGCCAACCGCAGCGGAGTGCCCGACCACGGCACTGGTTACAACGCCTCCCTGTCACCGTTCCTGACCACCGTGAGCCTGGTCTACGGTGCGCTACTGGGGTTCACCGTCGTCGTGGCCTGGGAGCAGTTCTCCTCAGCCGAGATGAACGTCACCAGCGAATCATCCACGCTGGCAACGATGTACCGCCAGACCGTGGGCATGCCGACCACCAGCCAAGCCAAGATGCGCCAACTGCTGCGCACCTACACGACAGCCGTACAGGATGAATGGGATCCGCGCACCCGCACCGACGCCGCCGCGACAGCCCGAGGCGCGATCACCGATATGTATCGCGTCCTGGGCACCCAGGGTCAGCCCGAGGCGGCGAACCCGCTCAGCGGAGATTTCCTCGGTCAACTCACCGTCCTGACGTCGCAGCGCAACACCCGGATCCTCGATGCCCGCCCACGGATCCCCGGCCTGCTGTGGACGGGGTTGCTCTTCGGCGGTCTTGTGGTGCTCGCACTACTGGGTTTCATCCGGATGGACAGCAAGCGCGGCCACATCCTGTTGTCCAGTGCCGTCGCCATCCTGCTCGGCCTGCTGCTCTTCGTCGTGTACTGGCTCGACCACCCCTTCGGCCACCAACTCGGTGTCACACCCGCGCCATTCCAGCACTCGCTGGAGGTCTTCGACGGGGTGGATCAAGCCAGCTAG